The following are encoded together in the Poseidonibacter lekithochrous genome:
- the pqqC gene encoding pyrroloquinoline-quinone synthase PqqC, whose protein sequence is MNKKMNELLSKEEFETKLRDMGSMYHIHHPFHVRMYEGSCTKEEIQGWVANRFYYQTAIPIKDAAIMSNNPPIEDRRKWVDRILDHDSEGGGIEAWLDLGVAVGLKKEDLLSHKFVLPAVKFAVDAYINFAKQRPWKEAAMSSLTEMFAPQIHQQRLDTWPKNYPWIEQDGLRYFQKRLSEARRDVQHGLSMTLEEFDTIELQNRACEILQFKLDILWTMCDALYLAYELKRPPYFNIKDCNATRKITCDQ, encoded by the coding sequence AAAGAAGAGTTTGAAACTAAGTTAAGAGATATGGGTTCAATGTATCATATTCATCACCCTTTTCATGTAAGAATGTATGAAGGTTCGTGTACTAAAGAAGAGATTCAAGGTTGGGTAGCGAATAGATTTTATTATCAAACTGCAATTCCAATTAAAGATGCAGCTATTATGTCAAATAATCCTCCAATTGAAGATAGAAGAAAATGGGTTGATAGAATTTTAGATCATGATAGTGAAGGTGGAGGAATTGAAGCTTGGCTTGATTTAGGAGTTGCAGTTGGACTTAAAAAAGAAGATTTACTTTCTCATAAATTTGTATTACCAGCGGTTAAATTTGCAGTTGATGCATATATTAATTTTGCAAAACAAAGACCTTGGAAGGAAGCTGCAATGTCATCTTTAACAGAGATGTTTGCACCTCAAATTCATCAACAAAGACTTGATACTTGGCCAAAAAATTATCCTTGGATTGAACAAGATGGATTAAGATATTTCCAAAAAAGATTAAGTGAAGCAAGACGAGATGTTCAGCATGGATTATCTATGACCTTAGAGGAATTTGATACTATTGAATTACAAAATAGAGCATGCGAAATATTACAGTTTAAATTAGATATTCTATGGACAATGTGTGATGCTTTATACTTAGCATACGAGTTAAAAAGACCACCATACTTTAATATTAAGGATTGTAATGCAACTAGAAAAATCACTTGTGATCAATAA
- the pqqD gene encoding pyrroloquinoline quinone biosynthesis peptide chaperone PqqD, which produces MQLEKSLVINNHFQLQWEEKQDCFVLLYPEGMVQLSQSAGEILNLCDGKNNTQNIAALLEEKFNTSELLNDIIEFLEDAMSRKWVLYNE; this is translated from the coding sequence ATGCAACTAGAAAAATCACTTGTGATCAATAATCACTTTCAGCTTCAATGGGAAGAGAAACAAGATTGTTTTGTATTGTTATATCCAGAGGGAATGGTTCAATTAAGCCAAAGTGCCGGTGAAATTCTAAACCTTTGTGATGGGAAAAATAATACTCAAAATATTGCAGCTTTATTAGAAGAGAAGTTTAATACTAGTGAATTACTAAATGATATTATTGAATTTTTAGAAGATGCTATGAGTAGAAAGTGGGTACTTTATAATGAATAG